One window of Bifidobacterium pseudocatenulatum DSM 20438 = JCM 1200 = LMG 10505 genomic DNA carries:
- a CDS encoding helix-turn-helix transcriptional regulator — translation MKTSLKFKRMERGLKQADLADLVNVRRETIGRLEQGQYCPSLRLAMDLAKALDTTVEDLFSFDDEE, via the coding sequence ATGAAGACTAGTTTGAAGTTCAAACGTATGGAACGCGGCTTGAAACAGGCCGATCTTGCCGACCTTGTGAACGTACGCCGCGAGACGATAGGACGCCTCGAACAGGGGCAGTATTGCCCGTCGCTACGCCTTGCCATGGACCTTGCAAAAGCGCTTGATACCACGGTCGAAGACCTGTTCAGTTTCGACGACGAAGAGTGA
- a CDS encoding arsenate reductase/protein-tyrosine-phosphatase family protein, translating into MKVLFICTGNICRSPMGELLLPQFMPDLESDSAGTRGLVSHEIAPNSKRLLDQHGIDSSSFRAKRVTPQIAQGSDLILCFEHEQRKEIAVIAPTAARKTFLINDFANMCVYCKEQGYMGGNTRQEKLESVIDNASMIRPMIPDTNNVEDPIGKDFAVYQAAYNEICKALQTIASATA; encoded by the coding sequence ATGAAAGTCCTGTTTATCTGCACCGGTAATATCTGCCGCTCTCCTATGGGAGAACTGCTCCTCCCCCAATTCATGCCCGATCTTGAATCCGACAGTGCGGGCACACGCGGGCTCGTTTCGCACGAAATCGCACCGAACAGCAAAAGGCTGCTCGACCAGCATGGCATCGATTCCAGCAGCTTCCGCGCGAAACGAGTCACCCCGCAAATCGCGCAGGGCAGCGATCTCATCCTCTGCTTCGAACACGAGCAGCGCAAGGAAATCGCGGTGATTGCACCAACCGCGGCCCGCAAAACCTTCCTCATCAACGATTTCGCCAACATGTGCGTCTACTGCAAGGAACAGGGGTACATGGGGGGTAATACCCGGCAGGAAAAACTCGAATCGGTAATCGACAACGCAAGCATGATCCGACCGATGATCCCCGATACCAACAATGTGGAGGATCCGATCGGCAAGGACTTCGCCGTATATCAGGCAGCGTACAACGAAATCTGCAAGGCTTTGCAGACCATAGCAAGCGCCACTGCCTGA
- a CDS encoding polysaccharide biosynthesis tyrosine autokinase: MAAAESNVPATNQVVVESNDTEDDGITLMDLFRIVHKHLLVGIITFVVVFAAVCAYTFLAPPKYSATAQVFATYSDSSVQDNNISNINSASTYITNQIQSYPTLATTESVLKPVIDDLGLDTTVANLAGQLTVTNPTNTAFVNITAETGDAKQASDIANSVAESLSNVVEKSLYASGKESPVKLSVVQRAAEPISPSSPKVALYLAVGLVAGLILGVFATLIRDLMATRVEEASDLQDIINAPIMGRIPTDESLQSNKPIIVSNPAGRIAEEFRRIRTNLSFTSKVEGSDARMIVISSVGPSEGKTTVSVNVAAALAENGAKVLLIDADLRHPSVAERLSLEGGAGLTHVLSGQATVKDVVQRYWKPNLHILPAGPKPPNASMLLNSKTMTELLDAALQTYDYVIIDTSPMVVANDATVFGSKSDGIVLVSGRDVTMKRDLKDIAVQLDNLNVPVVGFVFNLEKERKSSTNGNYYYYYYYDEDGKKSKHAHKNSRKKSKHN; this comes from the coding sequence ATGGCTGCAGCAGAAAGCAACGTGCCAGCAACCAATCAGGTGGTCGTCGAATCCAATGATACGGAAGACGACGGCATCACCTTGATGGATTTGTTCCGTATAGTCCATAAGCATCTTCTGGTGGGCATCATCACGTTCGTGGTGGTTTTCGCAGCGGTGTGCGCATACACATTCCTGGCACCCCCGAAGTATTCCGCGACCGCGCAGGTGTTCGCCACCTACAGTGATTCGTCGGTGCAAGACAACAATATTTCCAACATCAACAGCGCCAGCACGTATATCACCAACCAGATTCAGTCGTATCCGACGCTGGCCACCACGGAATCCGTGCTGAAGCCGGTTATCGACGATCTTGGCCTCGACACCACCGTCGCGAATCTGGCCGGGCAGCTGACCGTCACGAACCCGACGAACACCGCGTTCGTGAACATCACCGCCGAAACGGGAGACGCGAAGCAGGCTTCCGACATTGCCAACAGCGTGGCGGAATCCCTGAGCAATGTGGTGGAGAAGTCGCTGTATGCCTCCGGCAAGGAGTCGCCGGTGAAGCTTTCCGTGGTGCAGCGCGCTGCGGAGCCGATCTCCCCCAGCTCCCCGAAGGTGGCATTGTACTTGGCCGTCGGCTTGGTGGCAGGCCTGATTCTCGGCGTGTTCGCCACCCTGATCCGCGATCTTATGGCAACCCGCGTGGAGGAAGCCAGCGATCTGCAAGACATTATCAACGCGCCGATCATGGGCCGCATCCCCACCGACGAAAGCCTGCAGAGCAACAAGCCGATCATCGTGTCGAACCCGGCCGGCCGTATCGCTGAGGAATTCCGCCGTATTCGCACCAACCTTTCCTTCACATCGAAGGTTGAAGGCAGCGATGCGCGCATGATCGTCATCTCCTCCGTCGGACCTTCCGAAGGTAAGACCACTGTTTCCGTGAACGTGGCGGCCGCCCTTGCCGAAAACGGCGCCAAAGTGCTGCTGATCGACGCCGATTTGCGTCACCCGTCCGTAGCCGAACGACTTAGCCTGGAAGGCGGCGCCGGCCTAACGCACGTGCTTTCCGGCCAGGCCACCGTGAAGGATGTGGTGCAGCGCTATTGGAAGCCGAACCTGCATATTCTGCCGGCTGGTCCGAAGCCGCCGAACGCTTCCATGCTGCTGAACTCGAAGACCATGACCGAATTGCTCGACGCGGCTTTGCAGACCTACGATTACGTGATCATCGACACTTCCCCGATGGTGGTGGCCAATGATGCCACTGTCTTCGGCTCGAAGAGCGACGGTATCGTGCTCGTTTCCGGTCGCGACGTGACCATGAAGCGCGATCTGAAAGACATCGCCGTGCAGCTTGACAACCTCAATGTGCCGGTGGTGGGCTTCGTATTCAACCTCGAAAAGGAACGCAAGTCTTCCACGAACGGCAATTACTACTATTACTACTATTACGACGAGGATGGCAAGAAGAGCAAGCACGCTCATAAGAACAGCCGCAAGAAGTCCAAGCACAACTAA
- a CDS encoding glycoside hydrolase family 31 protein has protein sequence MANNALDNATGTVFVDYVRKARPKMRESSVLQGDHWRIGILTESLIRFEWSDSGEFEDNLTQMVVNRDFGADPQFTVTHRDGLLIVDTPALYVTYDGKPFSKEGLSVVVKGVADTQFNTWHYGDEPKHNLKGTARTLDEANGEISLDDGVISRDGWAVLDDSAANVIVEAYEVNGKPNPLGAWVMPRDHAETDFYFFGYGRRYTEAVQDFYKLAGPTPLLPRFALGNWWSRYYRYTQDEYLQLMDRFKREGIPFTTSVIDMDWHRVDDVDPKYGSGWTGYSWDKQLFPDHEAFLRDLHERGLKATLNVHPRDGVRAFEDDYEAVAKRVGIDPATEEAVEFDLTNPDFVSAYFDMHHRMEAEGVDFWWLDWQQGGVTRQPGLDPLWVLNHLHYLDSGRYETSSERNVNENCECEKCAEPGARDEHEMHVEQSERNVSCTERNNRWPLTFSRYAGPGSHRYPVGFSGDTIVTWESLQFQPYFTATASNIGYGWWSHDIGGHMCGYRNEHLEARWYQLGTFSPINRLHSSNSQFMGKEPWNFSAEVRDSMVGSLRLRHMMLPYLYTMNYRAAFEGMPLVEPMYWADPNNPQAYEVPDEFRFGTELLVAPIVSDNDDSAQLGSTEAWLPQGEWYDFFDGRRYVSAGESGRRLEVWRAIDRMPVFAKAGGIVPLQQLGEGNKVNDLGNPESLQVLVFPGANGSFTLKEDDGSVASAASGSASAESCDGQIHVADTRMSLDWKNTDNATQFTISPVEGCAEAIPAQRNWEIVFRGVAQPDTQNVRIEIGGKACNTAEITYDQQTLSLSVVVRDVPSTACLNVTIADGLQIAENSVEQDVLDVLLHAQMPYISKEHAMQAIREQGVRALGALRTFDTAPRFSNELFVTSGMPDAVIGALEEILLRS, from the coding sequence ATGGCAAACAACGCATTAGATAACGCAACCGGCACGGTATTCGTCGACTATGTGCGCAAGGCACGTCCGAAAATGCGAGAATCGTCGGTTTTACAAGGGGATCATTGGAGGATTGGCATTCTAACGGAATCGCTGATCCGTTTCGAATGGTCTGATTCCGGCGAATTTGAGGACAATCTCACGCAAATGGTGGTCAACCGCGATTTTGGCGCCGACCCGCAATTCACGGTGACGCATCGCGACGGACTGCTCATTGTTGACACCCCCGCGCTGTATGTGACGTACGATGGCAAGCCATTCAGCAAAGAAGGCTTGAGCGTAGTCGTCAAGGGCGTGGCCGACACCCAGTTCAATACGTGGCATTACGGCGACGAACCGAAGCATAATCTTAAAGGCACCGCGCGCACGCTCGACGAGGCGAACGGCGAAATTTCTCTGGACGATGGTGTGATTTCGCGAGACGGATGGGCGGTACTCGATGATTCCGCCGCGAACGTGATCGTGGAAGCATACGAAGTGAACGGCAAACCGAATCCGCTGGGGGCTTGGGTTATGCCACGCGATCACGCGGAAACCGACTTCTACTTCTTCGGCTATGGCCGCCGCTACACCGAAGCGGTGCAAGACTTCTACAAGCTGGCCGGACCAACGCCTCTGCTGCCGCGCTTCGCACTCGGCAACTGGTGGAGCCGCTACTACCGCTACACGCAAGACGAATACCTGCAGCTCATGGACCGGTTCAAGCGCGAAGGCATTCCATTCACCACATCCGTGATCGACATGGACTGGCACCGCGTGGACGATGTCGATCCGAAATACGGTTCCGGTTGGACCGGCTATTCGTGGGATAAGCAGCTGTTTCCCGATCATGAGGCGTTCTTGCGCGACTTGCACGAGCGCGGCCTGAAAGCCACGTTGAACGTGCATCCGCGAGACGGCGTGCGCGCGTTCGAAGACGACTATGAGGCGGTGGCCAAGCGCGTCGGCATTGATCCCGCAACCGAAGAGGCAGTGGAATTCGACCTCACGAATCCGGATTTCGTAAGCGCCTACTTCGACATGCATCATCGTATGGAAGCCGAAGGCGTTGACTTCTGGTGGCTCGACTGGCAGCAAGGCGGCGTGACTCGCCAGCCCGGACTTGACCCGCTGTGGGTGCTCAACCACTTGCACTACCTGGATTCCGGGCGCTACGAGACTTCTTCCGAACGCAATGTAAATGAGAACTGCGAATGCGAAAAGTGCGCCGAGCCGGGCGCTCGCGATGAGCATGAAATGCATGTCGAGCAATCCGAACGCAACGTGAGTTGCACGGAACGCAACAACCGTTGGCCGCTCACCTTCTCGCGGTATGCTGGCCCGGGTTCGCACCGCTATCCGGTCGGCTTCTCGGGAGACACCATTGTTACGTGGGAATCCTTGCAGTTCCAGCCGTATTTCACTGCTACCGCGTCGAATATCGGCTACGGATGGTGGAGTCACGATATTGGCGGTCATATGTGTGGCTATCGTAACGAGCATTTGGAAGCCCGTTGGTACCAGCTTGGCACGTTCAGCCCGATCAATCGCCTGCATTCCAGCAATTCGCAGTTCATGGGCAAGGAGCCGTGGAACTTCTCCGCGGAAGTGCGCGATTCCATGGTGGGTTCGCTGCGACTGCGCCATATGATGCTGCCGTACCTGTACACCATGAACTATCGCGCCGCGTTCGAGGGCATGCCATTGGTGGAGCCGATGTATTGGGCGGATCCGAACAATCCGCAGGCGTACGAGGTGCCGGATGAATTCCGTTTCGGCACTGAGCTGCTGGTTGCACCAATTGTTTCTGACAATGACGATTCCGCGCAGCTGGGTAGCACGGAAGCATGGCTGCCGCAAGGTGAATGGTATGACTTCTTCGATGGTCGCCGTTACGTTTCGGCAGGAGAGTCCGGGCGTCGTTTGGAAGTGTGGCGTGCGATCGACCGTATGCCGGTGTTTGCCAAGGCTGGCGGTATCGTGCCGTTGCAGCAGCTTGGCGAGGGCAATAAGGTGAATGATCTGGGCAATCCGGAGTCCCTGCAGGTGCTGGTGTTCCCCGGTGCGAACGGTTCGTTCACACTCAAGGAAGACGATGGTTCTGTGGCCTCTGCTGCTTCCGGTTCTGCATCTGCCGAGTCTTGCGATGGCCAAATTCATGTTGCCGATACGCGCATGAGCCTTGACTGGAAGAATACGGACAATGCCACGCAGTTCACCATCAGTCCGGTGGAAGGCTGTGCTGAAGCCATTCCGGCACAGCGTAACTGGGAGATTGTGTTCCGTGGAGTTGCGCAGCCAGACACGCAGAACGTTCGTATCGAAATTGGCGGTAAAGCTTGCAATACTGCAGAAATTACATACGATCAGCAGACGTTGAGTCTGTCGGTCGTTGTGCGCGACGTGCCGTCTACTGCATGCTTGAACGTTACGATTGCAGACGGACTGCAGATTGCTGAGAATTCAGTCGAACAGGACGTGCTTGACGTGCTCTTGCATGCGCAAATGCCGTACATTTCCAAAGAGCATGCGATGCAGGCGATTCGTGAGCAAGGAGTGCGTGCGCTCGGGGCTCTGCGCACCTTCGATACCGCGCCCCGTTTCAGCAACGAGCTGTTTGTCACCTCCGGCATGCCCGATGCGGTGATCGGCGCCTTGGAGGAAATCCTCCTCCGCAGCTGA
- a CDS encoding carbohydrate ABC transporter permease has product MKSRKIGGIILTILLFIAAIITIVPFVWMFISSFAPNSEIVKVTGGLFPKPSTIDNYVSIQEKFNFLRLFANSLIVAVLKTGIAIYTSAVLGYVFSKMRFRGRNLLFGIVMSTMMIPWAVTIIPQYEMFTNWGLQDTYTSLVLPGMISAFGIFLFRQSISGISDELIEAAKLDGASETRIFHSIILPMSHNTIAALAIFTFLWNWEDYLWPFLMITDENKQLLAVGLKAFNGQYGTDYGGLFAATSLAIVPVIIVYMIFQKQFIAGIATGSGK; this is encoded by the coding sequence ATGAAATCACGTAAAATTGGCGGCATCATTCTTACGATTCTGCTCTTCATCGCCGCCATCATCACCATTGTTCCATTTGTTTGGATGTTCATTTCATCATTCGCGCCAAATAGCGAAATCGTCAAAGTGACCGGAGGATTATTCCCTAAGCCATCCACGATTGACAATTATGTGAGCATCCAAGAAAAGTTCAATTTCTTGCGATTGTTCGCAAACTCGCTGATCGTAGCAGTACTGAAAACCGGTATTGCAATCTACACAAGTGCGGTGCTTGGTTACGTGTTCTCTAAAATGCGATTCCGTGGTCGCAACCTGCTTTTCGGCATCGTTATGAGCACCATGATGATTCCTTGGGCAGTGACCATCATTCCGCAATACGAAATGTTCACCAACTGGGGTCTGCAAGACACCTACACGTCGCTCGTGCTTCCTGGCATGATCAGCGCATTCGGTATCTTCCTGTTCCGCCAATCCATCTCGGGAATTTCTGACGAACTCATTGAAGCGGCGAAACTCGATGGCGCATCCGAAACCAGAATCTTCCATAGCATCATTCTGCCAATGAGCCATAACACCATCGCGGCGCTCGCCATCTTCACCTTCCTGTGGAATTGGGAAGACTACCTGTGGCCATTCTTGATGATCACTGACGAAAACAAGCAGCTGCTCGCTGTCGGTCTGAAGGCCTTCAACGGACAATACGGCACCGATTACGGCGGATTGTTCGCAGCGACTTCGTTGGCAATTGTTCCAGTGATCATTGTGTATATGATTTTCCAGAAGCAGTTCATCGCAGGTATTGCGACGGGCAGTGGCAAGTAA
- a CDS encoding carbohydrate ABC transporter permease, translating to MKNKNGESLVSRIFTLRNMAVVFLVVYFAIFLAYPIFKAFAGSLHNWNPLIGTYDWVGLDNFKQILTDKLFWTSMGNTAVFAGVSTLFRIVLGLGLALLLSAKLVKCKDTLRGLFYMPTITPLVAVSFVWMWMFDPQFGMVNKITGLDINWLHDTKWAMPAVIIMTIWKDFGYATVLYLAGLMNLPRDVYEAAAIDGANSVQIFFKITLPLLKSTTLFIVITSLISYLQAYVQILVMTEGGPGTSTYTISYLIFDQAFQKYNFGVASAQAVVLFLFTGVLTLIMFKVSGDSEELA from the coding sequence ATGAAAAACAAAAATGGTGAATCTCTGGTATCGAGAATTTTCACCCTACGCAACATGGCTGTTGTCTTCTTGGTGGTCTATTTCGCCATTTTCCTGGCCTACCCAATTTTTAAAGCCTTCGCGGGCAGTTTGCATAACTGGAATCCTCTGATTGGCACTTATGATTGGGTCGGACTCGACAACTTCAAACAGATCCTCACAGACAAACTTTTCTGGACTTCCATGGGGAACACGGCGGTATTCGCAGGTGTTTCCACACTCTTCCGCATTGTGCTTGGTCTCGGCTTGGCCCTGCTGCTCAGCGCCAAACTCGTCAAATGCAAAGACACCCTCCGAGGTCTGTTCTACATGCCGACCATCACTCCGCTCGTGGCAGTCTCTTTCGTGTGGATGTGGATGTTCGACCCGCAGTTCGGCATGGTAAACAAAATCACAGGACTCGACATCAACTGGCTGCACGACACCAAATGGGCCATGCCGGCAGTCATCATCATGACCATTTGGAAGGATTTTGGCTACGCGACCGTTCTATATTTGGCCGGTCTCATGAATCTTCCTCGAGACGTGTACGAGGCGGCCGCCATCGACGGTGCCAACTCAGTGCAGATTTTCTTCAAAATCACCCTGCCGTTGCTTAAATCAACCACCTTGTTCATTGTCATCACGTCACTGATCAGCTACCTGCAGGCATACGTGCAGATTCTCGTCATGACCGAAGGCGGTCCGGGCACGTCAACCTACACCATCAGCTATCTCATCTTTGATCAGGCATTCCAGAAATACAACTTCGGCGTCGCGTCAGCTCAGGCAGTTGTGCTCTTCCTGTTCACTGGTGTGCTCACCCTCATCATGTTCAAGGTTTCTGGAGATTCGGAGGAACTGGCATGA
- a CDS encoding extracellular solute-binding protein: MKINKGIAVAVAALSIVGLAACGNSNAASGTTDTKADKGLDVIGNTITYDPNHLVNDGKPIQLEYWSWGSKGTDPVYKMIESYTKTYPNVTIKTVNVSWDDYWTKLPLALKGKNGPAVFNIHNSYDALIRPYAADYDIDTKSLESDYSTASVHEDENGKVKYIDSVINTGNIYYNKTLWSEAGLTDADIPTTWDEFIQVAQKLTKTDGSKMTQAGFNFNGDAYSAIYQGLNYQKGELLFSEDGKKANYNNDVTKENMQFLKDLYDKYKVGSVDFGNDYTQSFGNGQSAMIYAWGHMEGTLKEKYPDIDYGVFATPTFSEDTPFAYDRYNGESTPGVNKNQSKEQQAVAQDFIKYLLANDDYIREAVSELNSFPAKTSLQNDKDILSKPVMAAIQPRVDRLIWPGPAPSTVESSGTTAFQNVFQNGMSIDKALKEAQGQMDTDMKSSDFTSMESKYAYFDEHK, translated from the coding sequence ATGAAAATCAACAAAGGTATCGCAGTGGCAGTGGCGGCCTTGAGCATCGTCGGCTTGGCTGCGTGCGGGAACAGCAATGCCGCGTCCGGCACAACCGATACGAAAGCCGACAAAGGGCTTGACGTTATCGGCAACACCATCACCTACGACCCCAATCATCTCGTGAACGACGGCAAGCCAATCCAGCTCGAGTACTGGAGCTGGGGCAGCAAGGGCACGGATCCTGTCTACAAGATGATTGAGTCCTACACGAAGACGTATCCGAACGTCACCATCAAAACGGTGAATGTTTCATGGGATGATTATTGGACCAAGCTGCCGTTGGCTCTGAAAGGCAAAAACGGTCCGGCCGTTTTCAACATCCACAACTCTTACGATGCGTTGATTCGTCCATACGCAGCGGATTACGATATCGACACCAAGTCTTTGGAATCCGACTACTCCACCGCATCCGTACATGAAGATGAGAACGGCAAAGTCAAGTACATCGACTCCGTGATCAACACCGGCAACATCTACTACAACAAGACATTGTGGAGCGAAGCGGGCCTCACCGACGCCGACATTCCGACCACATGGGACGAATTCATCCAGGTCGCCCAAAAGCTCACCAAAACCGACGGCAGCAAGATGACGCAGGCCGGCTTCAACTTCAACGGCGACGCCTACAGCGCCATCTATCAAGGTCTGAATTATCAGAAGGGTGAACTGCTCTTCAGCGAAGATGGCAAGAAAGCCAACTACAACAACGATGTGACCAAAGAAAACATGCAGTTCCTCAAGGATTTGTATGACAAGTACAAGGTCGGATCCGTTGACTTCGGCAACGATTACACCCAAAGCTTCGGTAACGGCCAGTCTGCGATGATCTACGCTTGGGGCCACATGGAAGGCACGCTGAAAGAAAAGTATCCAGATATTGACTACGGCGTGTTCGCCACCCCAACCTTCTCCGAAGACACTCCGTTTGCATACGACCGTTACAACGGCGAATCCACTCCGGGCGTCAACAAGAACCAGAGCAAAGAACAGCAGGCCGTTGCCCAGGACTTCATCAAGTACCTGCTCGCCAACGATGATTACATTCGTGAAGCGGTATCCGAACTGAACTCCTTCCCAGCCAAGACCTCGCTGCAGAACGACAAGGACATTCTCTCCAAGCCGGTCATGGCCGCCATCCAGCCACGCGTAGACCGACTGATCTGGCCGGGACCGGCACCATCCACCGTTGAATCCAGCGGCACCACTGCTTTCCAGAACGTCTTCCAGAACGGCATGTCCATCGATAAGGCTCTCAAGGAGGCCCAGGGTCAGATGGATACCGACATGAAGAGCTCTGACTTCACGTCAATGGAAAGCAAGTACGCTTACTTCGACGAACATAAGTAA
- a CDS encoding LacI family DNA-binding transcriptional regulator: MKASIGDVALKAGVSNATVSRTFAHPEQVSEATRLKVQAAADALNFSVSRSAGILKSGRTYRIALLVGSGVIEWFTAEIIAGLNDVLRDAGYDLVIYPIEGSEARDAFFEELPVRSNADAVFVSSFGISPDEVKRLGTAKIPIIGINTTSEGFDATVGINDKEGIKLIVRHLAKLGHRNLLYLYESFSSTLGFSSFNRISGFQEACDAVDGLTARTLAVQKGDSILDAAISEIMAQDNPPTALCFHQDSQAIPLFFRLQRSGLSVPGDISVTGFDDSTFAKEAELTTVRQRPYDMAVDAAQKALALIEGQPIEEPFETFPVQLQVRNSTAKPRTAPLL, from the coding sequence ATGAAAGCGAGCATCGGCGATGTGGCACTGAAGGCAGGCGTATCGAACGCTACAGTCTCACGCACTTTCGCACACCCTGAACAGGTGTCAGAGGCAACACGGTTGAAAGTGCAGGCCGCAGCCGATGCGTTGAATTTCAGCGTTTCCAGATCGGCAGGAATTCTTAAATCCGGTAGAACCTATCGCATAGCATTATTGGTCGGCAGCGGCGTCATCGAATGGTTCACCGCCGAAATCATTGCCGGACTTAACGATGTTTTGCGTGACGCCGGGTACGATCTGGTCATCTACCCCATCGAGGGGTCGGAGGCGCGTGACGCATTCTTCGAGGAACTTCCCGTACGCAGCAACGCCGATGCCGTATTCGTTTCCTCATTTGGCATCAGCCCCGACGAGGTCAAACGTCTCGGAACCGCAAAAATTCCGATTATCGGTATCAATACCACCAGCGAAGGATTCGATGCAACTGTCGGTATCAACGACAAAGAAGGCATCAAACTCATCGTTCGACATCTCGCCAAGCTGGGACATCGTAACCTGCTGTATTTATATGAAAGCTTTTCCTCCACATTGGGATTCAGCTCATTTAACCGTATTTCCGGATTCCAGGAAGCCTGCGATGCAGTTGACGGACTGACCGCCCGCACACTGGCAGTGCAAAAAGGCGACAGCATTCTAGATGCGGCAATTTCCGAAATCATGGCGCAAGACAACCCACCCACCGCATTGTGTTTCCATCAGGACTCACAGGCAATTCCATTGTTCTTCCGCCTTCAACGCAGCGGCCTTTCCGTGCCTGGAGATATTTCCGTAACCGGATTTGACGACAGCACCTTCGCCAAAGAAGCTGAGCTAACCACCGTTCGACAGCGCCCATACGACATGGCCGTCGATGCGGCACAAAAGGCTCTGGCGCTCATCGAAGGACAACCCATCGAGGAACCATTCGAGACATTCCCCGTGCAGTTGCAAGTACGAAACTCAACCGCAAAACCACGCACCGCTCCCCTGCTGTAG
- a CDS encoding LacI family DNA-binding transcriptional regulator → MVTISDVAHAAGVSKATVSYVLSGDPRITQATTLKVQHAIDELGYTVNHAARALSVRKTKTIGVVSPAFHGNYLSALFGLYVYLLSEEATKRGYDTLLIGENDGFEAMHEAWSSKKVDGFILMDVKDEDPRVSYAAKEHIPTVAFGSPKNSYGLDTVDSDFAKAASSILHFLASEGHKEVILIPWSHTIFDQGLGYAWRFLDSAIETAKRLDLKMHVEYPKDDDSDPSPLIEHALDTHTKATALILHNEPATIVAPQVLARRNLRTPDDLQVVTVFPKQLATSMKISFSAVRPDIAQLSEAAVGALLRRINNPKAQTVTRYLDYPLTQEPE, encoded by the coding sequence ATGGTAACAATTTCTGACGTGGCGCACGCAGCCGGTGTTTCCAAAGCAACAGTCTCGTATGTACTATCGGGAGATCCTCGAATCACTCAAGCTACAACACTTAAAGTGCAACATGCGATTGACGAATTAGGCTATACGGTGAACCATGCAGCCCGCGCACTATCCGTAAGAAAAACCAAAACAATAGGTGTGGTCTCCCCCGCCTTTCACGGCAACTATCTGTCAGCCCTCTTTGGACTGTACGTGTACCTGCTATCCGAAGAAGCGACAAAGAGAGGATACGACACTCTGCTCATTGGCGAGAACGACGGCTTCGAGGCAATGCATGAAGCATGGTCGTCAAAGAAAGTGGATGGGTTCATCCTGATGGACGTCAAAGATGAGGATCCACGAGTCAGCTATGCCGCAAAAGAGCACATTCCGACCGTTGCATTCGGCTCGCCAAAGAACTCATACGGTTTGGATACAGTGGATTCCGATTTCGCCAAGGCTGCATCATCAATCTTGCATTTCCTAGCCTCCGAAGGGCATAAAGAGGTGATTCTTATTCCATGGTCACACACAATATTTGATCAGGGTCTTGGCTACGCTTGGCGCTTTCTGGATTCAGCGATAGAGACCGCCAAACGTCTTGACCTGAAAATGCATGTCGAATATCCGAAAGACGACGATTCGGATCCTTCGCCCCTCATTGAGCATGCACTAGATACGCACACCAAAGCGACCGCTCTGATACTTCACAACGAGCCAGCAACAATCGTTGCCCCTCAGGTCTTGGCACGCAGGAATCTCCGAACACCGGATGACTTGCAGGTCGTAACCGTCTTCCCGAAACAGCTAGCAACATCAATGAAGATATCGTTCTCCGCAGTGCGTCCGGACATTGCGCAACTATCAGAAGCCGCCGTGGGAGCCCTTTTGCGTCGAATAAACAATCCGAAAGCCCAGACGGTCACCCGCTATCTTGATTATCCACTAACCCAAGAGCCCGAGTAA